DNA from Desulfatirhabdium butyrativorans DSM 18734:
TACAGCGGAAAATGGGCAGGAACGATGGTGCTTACGGAACCGGAAGCCGGATCGGACCTGAGCGGGCTCACAACCTCAGCCATTCAACATCCGGATGGCACCTATTCGCTTTCGGGCGCCAAGATTTTCATCAGCGGTGGGGAACAGGATTTGACCGAAAACATCGTCTATCCCGTTCTGGCAAGGATTCAGGGGGCACCGGAAGGAAGCCGCGGGATATCGCTGTTTCTCGTCTCAAAATTCATCGTCCGTGAAGATGGAACCCCCGGTGAGCGAAACGACATTGTCTGTACGGGAATCGAGGAGAAAATGGGCCTTCACGGAAGCCCTACCTGCTCCATGGCCCTCGGAAGCTGCGGCAAATGCATCGGCGAGCTGTTGGGGGAACCCAATCGAGGACTTGCGGCAATGTTTCTGATGATGAACGAGGCGCGACTCATGGTGGCTTGCCAGGGACTGGTGAGTGCCTCGACATCGTATCTCTATGCCTTGTCCTATGCCAGGACACGGGTTCAGGGCAAATTCGGCTGCAACGGCAAAAGCGTTCCCATCATCCGCCATCCCGATGTTCGCAGGATGCTCTTGATCATGAAAGCCAATGTGGAAGGGATACGCAGCCTGCTCTATTATCTGGCCTGGTGTGATGATCGGCAGAAGGTTGCATCCGATCGCTCCGAATCAAGACGGTATCGGGAGCGTATCGATCTTCTGATTCCAGTGGCGAAAAGCTATGCCACGGATCGCGCAATCGATGTATGCAACCTGGGCATCCAGGTGTACGGAGGATATGGGTATACATCGGAATACCCGGTGGAGCAGTTGTTGCGGGATGTCCGTGTCACATCAATCTATGAAGGCACAAACGGGATTCAGGCCATCGATTTTTTGGGGAGAAAGCTTCAACTGGACGATGGACGCCTGTTTCTTGAATGGATGGATGACGTTCGGCAAACCATTGCCTGGAGCAAACGCTTCCCCTCGATCCGCCATTTGGCCGATCGGCTTGCCGATGCAGTCAATGAGCTGGATCAAACGGCACAAGAGCTGCGGAAAGCCGCTGCCAGCACACAAGCCTTATCGGCCTATTCTTTCGCAAGCCCCCTGTTGGATGCTGCCGGCGATGTCGCCGTTGGCTGGATGCTGCTTTGGCGGGCCGCCATCGCCTCCGAAAACCTGCAGAGAAAGACCGCCAAAACCGATTTCACATTCCATCAGGGTCAAATCCTGAACGCCGAATTTTTCCTTCGTACGCAACTTCCCGTCACCATCGGAAAGCTGAGGGCAATCCAGGACGGTACGACGGCCGTGACCGACATGACGGAAACATCCTTCGGTGGGATGTGATCAGGCGAGGCTGCGCAATCGATGTGATGAACCAAAAAGATCGTCAGAGTGTCGATATGCTCTTTTTTCTCATTGAAAGGTGAGGAAAGGGGGAGGGTGAGAAGCTCTTCCGTTGTTCCCTTGCCCCCCTTCCTCTCTTCCACGCCGTGGGGAAAATGGAAGAGGTACGTTTCGGAGGAAAAACCCATCCGGATGGCGGGCTGCTCCGAATAGGGGTTTTCCGTTCAGACACTATGTAGCGGCCGGGTATAAAACCCGGCCGCTACGCTGCAGTTGATGAAATCCGCGATGCGTCTTTCGAATGGTGGCGTGTTTTTATAGCACCATGCGGGCATCTACAGCCACAGCCTTGTCTGCAAACGCCATCACGGGGTTCAAATCCATTTCCTGAATCTGCGGAAAATCGGTAACGAGCTGGGAGACCCGAAGCAGGATATCGACGATTCCCGGGCGATCGACGCCAGCCTGACCCCGCACGCCCTTCAGCAGGGCCGCCGCCTTGAGCGAATCGATCATTTCCCCGGCTTCGATCTCGGTGATGGGGGCAATCCGGAAGGAAACATCCTTCAGAATTTCGACATAGATGCCACCCAGACCGAAGAGCAGGATATGCCCCAGGCCAGGCTCGGCCTTCGCACCCACGATGACTTCCCGTCCTCCGCCTTCGAATTTCTGAATGAAGAAGCGCAAATCCGTTGCCCCGATCCGCTTGACCATCGTTTCGGCAGCTTCCCGGACAGACTTTCCATCCTTCAGATTCACGGCGACACCGCCCATGTCGCTCTTGTGAACGACAGACGGCGAATCGGCCTTCAGAACCACGGGATATCCGATGGCGTTTGCCGCTGCTTCGGCATCCGCCACTGTATCGGCGATCTTCCAGGCGGCGCAAGGAATGCGGTAGGCTTCGAGGATCCCGTACACATCGGCTGCAGACAGAAGCGTCTTCCCATCCGATGCAGCCTTCTCCAGGATTGCGGCAACCGCGCCGGAATCGACATCCGTAAAGGTCTTTGGCTTGCCGATGTCCTTCGACCGAAGAGCTGCATAACGGCTGAGAGCGGCCAATGCCCGGGCTGCCGTGCCCGGAAAGGTGTAACAGGGGACGCCGCCTGTCTTCAGAATCTCGACGACATCCTTCCATTGCTTCGGATCGGTCATGAGATTGCAGACGATGGGCTTTTTGTGCTGGCGGTTCACCTCTGTAATCTGCTGGGCCACCGCCTCGTTGTTGACGAAGAAGGGCGTGACGAAATTGATGTACAGGCAGTCGATGCCGTCTTCGGCCATCATCACGTCCATTGCCGCCCGGAAATGGCCGGCATCTGCCGTTGCCAGCACATCCACCGGATTTTCGAACGCGGATTCGGGAAACAATTTTCCTTTCAGCGTCTGGATGGAGGCTTCCGAAAGGGTCGGAATCTTCATTCCCTCATCGACGAGCACATCGGTGGCGATGACGGCCGGGCCTCCGGTGTTCGTGATGATCCCCACCCGATTCCCCGAAGGGATGGGCTGGGAAGCGAAGGCAGCCGCAGCCTGGCACAGTTCGCCTTCGTCCCGGAAGGTGAGAATGCCCAGTTTCTGGAGAATGAGCTCGATGGCGATGTCCGTTTTGGCCAGCCCACCGGTGTGGGACGAGGAGGCCTTGGCGCCCTCGGCGGTCCTTCCGGCCTTCATGGCCAGAACGATCTTTTGGGATGCCACCCGCTGCATGACCTCGAGAAAGGCCTTGGGATCCTTCAGGCTTTCGAGATACAGCACGATGACGCGGGTTCCGGAGTCGTTTCCCAGGTAGTCCAGAATTTCGGTGATGGAAACATCGCTGGCGTTGCCGTTGGATGCATAAATGCGCGTGCCGATGCCCATCTGGGAAAAGCCCTGGTGGATCAGCTCCCCGACGCCGCCGCTCTGGGCAACGATCGAGATGAACCCCGGATCGGGTTTGGTGAAGGTGAAGTTGCAGTAGGCCCGGACTTCCGGATCGGTATTGATGATACCCTGGCAATTGGGCCCGAGAATCCGGATGCCGTATTTGGCGGCCCGTTCCAGAAAGTCTTTCTGCAGGGCGGCCCCTTCCGGTCCGACTTCGGTGAATCCGGCCGAATTGATAATGATGGCCTTGATCCCTTTCTTGCCGCAATCTTCTACGGCTGCAGGCACGAATTTGCTGGCGATCACCATGTGGGCCAGATCGATCGGCCCGGGAACGTCGAAAATGCTCGGATAGGCTTTGACGCCTCGAATGTCGGACGCTTTCGGGTTGATGGGATAGACGGGTCCCTTGAAACCGAAATCGATCAAATTTTTGATGATGCGGTTTCCGATCGACAACTCTTTGGTCGAGGCCCCGATGATGGCCACACTTTTGGGTCTGAACAAGGCATCCAGCATGTCACTTTCTCTCCTCGAGTTGTTCAATGAAGGCTTCGACATTGGTCTTGGTCTGCTCATCGGAAATCAGGCGCAGATCGTTCAGGTCGCCATTGATGATGAGGCTGGGAACCCCGGTCTCTTTTTCGAGCCGCTGGGGCATGCCATAGCGGCAATTGGAGTTGTTCGGGCAGGTTTTCGCATCGTGATAGATGATGCCGTCAACCTTGAAAAAGGCGATCATGTCCTTGATGTATTTTTCCTTGGCCTCATCGGATCGGACGATGAACAGCTTCGTGTAGGCGCGGGCCATGCTCTCGAAGGGTTCGGCCGGATCGAAATCGGAGAAAATCCAGGAATTGCAGTACGTCGAAGCCAGGACGTTGGTTTGGTGGCTGCTGAAAAGCATGGAATGGTCCCGCAATCTTCCCCAAACCGGCATGCCTTCCCAGTAGAGGCGGAATTTTTCGCCCGGAACGGCAGCGACCTTGTCCTGAATCCGTTTTTCGAGCTCGGCAAGCAGCATTTTGTAGTAATCGACCGCCCGCTGGGTGCCGCGCAGCACAACGGCCGGCCCCATGTGGATGGTGCCATCAAAGAAGGTGATGGGCGAAGGAACGGCTGCGGCCGTATCGAGCACTTTCTTCCACAGTTCGGAGCATTCCCGGGAGAGGGCCAGCACATGTTTCATCTCATCCATGTCGAACCTTTTCCCCGAAATTTCCTCGAGCGGACGGATGAGGGCTTCCATTTGCCTGGCGATCGATGCCGTATGCTCGCCACGCACATCCCCGACACCGCGGTGGGTGTGAATGCCGACAACCGGAACCTTGAATTCCCGGCCATACCACATGAACCAGTCCTGAACGTCGCGGCACTGATTCGTGTTGTAGACCAGTACGTCGGGTTTCGGCACCGAGTCGATGCCGGGGTAGGCTTTCGAAAGGGGGGTGACACCTTTGAGATAGGCGCCGACATCCGCCGTCAGATACGAGCAGATATCTGGTGAATAGCCAATGGCGTTCGCTTCCGGAATCATGTCGGTCGCCATCCGGGTGGCTCCGAGCATGGCGCCGTGATTCTCCGGAAAATGGACCAGAAACCCCAAGGCCCGAAGAATTTCCGCCGGCCCTACACTCGTGCACCAGGCGATCTTCTGCTTTTTGGTCGTTGCGGCTTCGTTCAGTTCGTAAAAGTAGTCGCTCATGTACTGCTTCATCATGCCTGCGGCCTGAATCTTGGGCAAGGCCAGTTTTTCTTCTGCCATGGTACCTCCGGTTGAATGGGATTGATAATAAGATGGGCGATAGGCAATAGGCTATGGGCGATAGGCTATGGGCTATGGGCTATGGGTTATGGGTGATGGGTGATGGGTGGATGGGAAGTAGCCCAGGGGATTGGACCTTCAGGCTGGAAACCGTGCCCGGACATCTGGCAAAACACAACGCCACCCAGAACCCATAGCCTATCGCCCATAGCCCATAGCCCATAACCTATTGCCTATCGCCTATCGCCCATAGCCTATTGCCTATTGCCTATTGCCTATTGCCTATCGCCTATCACCTTCCATTGCATACAACGCTGCGCCCAGCGCACCCGTCAGCTGCGGCAAGGGCGGCACCCAGATAGGTCTTCCGATCAGCTCCTGGGCCATTTCCACCAGATACGGATTGTGGGCCACCACGCCGCCGGTCATGACCACGTTTTCGGTGAGGGAATCCATCTCGAGCACCCGTTTGATGACCGACAGAAACAATCCCTTGACGATGTCGGGCACCTTCTTTCCCTGACGGATCTTTTCCAGCACTTCGGTTGCCGAAAAGACCGTGCAGAAACTGCCCAATTCCACCATCTGGGTGCTCTGGCGGGCCAGCCCGTCCATGGACTCTATCGGAATATCGAGTCTGGGAGCCATCTCTTCCAGAAACGCCCCCGTACCGGCTGCGCATTTGCGGTTCATCTTGAAGCTCTGCCGCCTGCCCTCACCATCCACCTTGATGACCTTGTTGTCCTGCCCGCCAATGTCGATGATCGTGATGGGATGGGGGAAACAATGGAAACACCCTTTGGCGTGACAGCCGATTTCCGTCTTGGTATCGTCTGCCCGTTGCACGTTTTTTCTGCCGTAGCCGGTCGAGATGAGCCTCCGGATGGCCTGTTGCGTGACACCAGCCATCGCAAGGGCCATTTCCAAACATTGATCGCTCGACTCGGTGAAATTGGTACCGGATTTGACGACGGCATGGCCGACGGGCCGCCTTTCACCATCAATCACCATGACCTTGGTTCGGGAGGCGCCAACATCGACCCCAGCCCATATCGATGGATCACCATTGCCCATACGTTCGCTCTTTCCTGTCATTTCGGCTCGATGGCTTTCACCAGTCCCCGGATCATCACATTGAAGGGGGTTTCGATGCCTGCCTGCTGACCGTATTCGATAAATTTGCCGTTCATGAAATCGATTTCGGTGCGACGCTTGGCCTCGATGTCCATGAGCATGGAGGGTTTATGATCCCCGGCATGCCGCATGTACGCAATGGCGTTCGGATAGAAATCCCAGCCAAGATCGATTTCATTGGCCCGGGCGATCTTGACGCATTCCTTGACCAGGGAATCGACGATGTTGAAGACGATCGGATCGTTCATGGCCTGGGCCATGGTGTAGCCCGTTACGGCGCAAACCGGATTCATGCAGGCATTCAAAACGGCCTTTCGCCAGACCATGGATACGATCTTGTCCGTGGCTTCCGTCAGAAGCCCGGCCTGTGTAAAAGCCGCTGCAATAGCCTGGGCGGCGGGTTTGGATTCGGGATCGAGCTCCTGCAGGTAGTGGGGCGCATGATGGAAAGGCATTTTGACATGGCCGGGCTTGACCAACCCGCATCCGTAATTGACGACGGCGCGCATTACCGGAAGGGTGCCGAGGGTTTTGGCAATTTCCCGTTCGGTATCGATTCCGTTCTGCCAGCTCACCACATATTGCCCTTCTTGCAGGAACCCCTCGATGGCAGATGAGAGCAGCGGCAGCACGTTGGCCTTGACCGTGATAATGATGACATCGGGCCGGATATCCGCCAGATCGTCGATGGATCGACAGACCCGCTTCACTTTCTGCTGCAGATTTTCGGCCCCTTCGATCACGATTCCGGGATCAAGCGCCGGATCGATCAGCGCCTGGACAACATCGCACAGTGTCACCTCGTAGCCGCCTCTGGCCAGAAAGGCCGCGACGATACAGCCAACGGGCCCTGCCCCCACCACGGCGAATTTTTTCGGTGTAAATGCAGATGGATCCGACATGGTGTTCTCCTTTCAGCTTTCAGTTTCCAGAATGCCAAACGATTTGGCATCCAGAATGTGGACGCCATGTTTCTGCAGCACGTCGATCGCCCTGTCGTTGTCGCTGAACCGGAAAATCATGACGGCGTTGTTGGCTGCCATGCCGATGAATGCATACATGTACATGACGTTGACGTTGGCTTCGGTGAGCGGCTTGAGGATTTCGGAAAGCCTGCCGGGCTTGTCCTCGATTTGGACGGCAACCACATCATCCACTCGGGCCGGCATATGCCGTTCCATCAGAATGCGGCGGGTGGTGGCAATGTCCGAAACGAGGAGCCGCAGCGATCCGAAATCTCCGCTGTCTACCAGGTTCAATGCCCTCAGGTTGATGCCCGCCTGGCCCAGTGCATGGGTCACCTCGTACAGACGACCGGGTGCATTTTCGATGGATACCGAAATCTGTTTCAGTTTCATGGGCCTGTCTCCTTTCTTGCGCCTTTCCGGGGAGATCTTCATGTGAAGCTTTGCCCCGTCGATTCGTTCAGCATAATGAACTGTTCTTGTGGATACATTTTAATTATAATGTAACCATTTGTCCTATTTCTAACGGTTGAAGAGAGATGTGTCAAGAAAAAAAATGGGATTCAGTTTGGAATGGATTGAAACGAAAAAGCCAGAATACTGAACGCATCCTGGCTTTTCAGATGATCGGGAAAATCTCGGTCCTGGGTTGCATCTCCAAAAGGATTATGAGCGCCTGAACGCAAAGCCTCCGTTCAGATCAGCACGCCGCATCCAAGAAGAAACGCTTTTCGCCTGGCTCCTGGCCCCTAGATTCTGACTCCCTGAATCACGTCCCGCCCCCAAGCGAAACCCCACTGATATCGTATCCAAGTATCTTCGGGAGCCACAGGACAGCATCCGGCCAATAGGTCAACAGGAACAGGATGGCGATCTGAATCGCCAGAAAAGGCATCACCGCCTTGGTGACATAGACAATATCCCGTTTGGCCACAGCCCCCGAAATATACAGGCTGACCCCGACAGGCGGTGTGCAGTAGCCGATGGCCAAATTAACAGTCATGATCAGGCCGAAATGGATGGGGTTGATGTTGAAGGCCATCAGGAGCGGCAAACACACGGGACCGATGATCAATGTAGCCGAAATGATGTCCATCAGCATCCCGACGGCCAGCAGGATGATATTGATCGCAAAGAGAAACACCATCGGGGAATGAATGTTTCCGGTAACCGCTTCGGTGATCTTGGCCGGAATGGATTCGATGGTCAGATACCGGCCGAAACAGGTGGCGCCCGCCACGATGATCAGCAACGTCGCAGAGGTGACGGCCGAGCTCACCACCACTTGTTTCATCTGCTGGAATTTCATGGATTTGTGGATGAAGATTTCCACGATGAAGGCATAAACGCAGGCAATGACGGCCGCCTCGTTAGCCGTATACGTGCCGGTGTAAATGCCGGCAAAAATGACAACCGGGAGCATCAGCGCCCAGAAACATTCCTTGAAGGTTTTCCATAGCGTGGAAAAACTGGGAACGGGCATGCGGGCAACAGATGGGTTCTTGACGAAAACAAAATAGGTGTAAACGCACATGGCAAGCGTGATCAGGATCCCGGGAAGAAAACCGGTCAGGAAGAGCGCCTCGAGGGAACAGTTGCTGATCATGCTGAAGAGGATCATGCCGATACTGGGCGGTATGATGACCCCCAGGTTTCCGGCAGTTGTCATGACCCCGATGCTGTAATTTTCGGGATACCCTTGTTGCATGAGCGCCGGAATCATGAATCCGCCCAGAGCGACCACCGTGGCGACGGTCGATCCCGAAATGGCGCCGAACATAGCGCAGGCGATGATTCCAGCCATGCCAAGCCCGCCCGGGAGCCAACTCACCAGGATGTTGGCGAATTTGATCAGTTTTTCGACGATGGTCCCGGCAGTCATGATATTCCCGCAAAGAATGAAGAACAGCACGACGACCAGGGAAAAATTGTCAAGCCCCCGGAAGACGGTCTGCACCAGAAGCATGATCGGAAGGCTGGTGAACATCAGCATACAAATCACCGCCGTAAAAAACAGACTCATGAACACCGGCACATAGGCGACCATCATCCCCAGAAGAAGCAACAGGGGCGCAATATAGGTCCATTCCATAACGATTGGGTCTCCTTGACAAGGTTCTCAGCTTGCGAACCGATGAAAATGCTCATGGCGGTGACGCCGCCCCAGGGAATAAGCATTCCAATGGAAACGATCCTCCTACAAAATCAAAGCGTTCCCATCCATCCCTTTTCCCTTTACCCTATCCTCTTTTCCCGTTTCCCTCTACGATTGCTTCATGGCCACCACGTCCTGATAAATAACATGAATGGTTCGAAGCAACATCATGATGCCCATCATCGGCAGCCACACATAGAGAATGACGAGCGGAATCTGAAGAATGATCGTCTTCTGGTTGGTCATCGCCTGTTGCGCAGCAATCTGCCACCCGTAGATGATCATAATCAGGGCAAAAACGATGGTCACCAGATGACTGAAGACCATCAAGGGATATTTCGTCTTTGGCACCAATTGGAGCAGCACATCCACCTTGATCATCGAACGATTCTTGACGGCCGAACTGCAGCCGATGAGGGTGGTGTAAATGATGACCTCCCGGACCAGCTCTTCGGACCAGGCCAGGGAGTAGTTGATGGTATAGCGCAGGATGACATTGACGAAGAGCGCGATCAACACCACCATGACCGTGATGAACAGGGTCCAATCCTCAAAGAAAGTCAGGACGGTGTCAATGATATCGAGTGTTTTTTTGAACATCAGGGAACCTTCATCGCTAAAGAGTTGCCATGGTCAAACGAAATTTCTTTCGTTGATGAGTTGTCTCGTTTTGGCGCCTGAATTGGCAATGTCTGCTCAAAAAATCCAGATAACCGAGCCAATTGCAAAACCCCTATTTTTCGTCACCCCGGCAAAATCCTGCCACTGGCAGGAAGGGTCCATAACGATTTGGAATAAATGGATTCCGGCTTCCGCCGGAATGACGCACGGGGGTTTCACCCATCGGCGATGGGGATGAAAGCAAACTTTCTGGTGGAAAATTCTGGAATGATCCACCCCAAAACGAAGCAACGCTTCATGGGTGATATCATCTCTTCTATGAGTACTCAGGGGCGCGCCGTGCAGTGCGCCCCTGCCCCATCTCAAGGCTTGTAGCCCAAGAGATCCTGCACTTCCTTCAGATAATTCACGGGCCGGTAGGTATCGCTCGGGTAGAGTTTGTTGATTTCCTCGGCATACTGCTTATGGACGACATCCCCTTCTTTTCGCAATGTATTCATGTCGGCTTCTGACAACTTGAAAAATTCGACCCCCGAAGCCTTGGCTTTGGCGATCTCATCGGCCTCCTGCTTTACAGTCTCTGCACGGATCACCTTGCAGACATCATGAACGGTATCCTTGAAGGTCTTCTGCAGATCGGCAGGCAGGCTGTTGAACCATGCCTTGTTGAAAATCCAGATGAACAGCCCCTGGGCATAGTTGACCTGGGTGAAATATTTGGCGTCTTCGAATTTCTTGGTGATGTTGCACACCATCGGGGTATGATCGAGACCGGTGATCACCCCCTGTTTCAGCGCGATCGGCACATCCGGCCAGGGCATGGCTACCGGGTTGAATCCCCATGCCTTGTACAGGAGCTGGTTGACCGCAGCCTCAGCCGTCCGGAACTTGATTTTCTTGGCATCTTCGATCGTCTTGACAGGCGTTATCGTCGCCCAGCCATAATTGCCGTATCCGGTGATATCCATGCCGATGATTCCCTGATGGTCCATCGCCATGAGGAAATGATCCCACAGTTTTCCACTGTTGACGAATTTATCGAGTTTGTCGAACGAATCCACCAGGAAGGGCAGGTTCACCACACCAAAGCGTGGACCAAGATTGGTCGAGGCCACGGAACTGACCCCCATTCCCTGAATGGCGCCCATCTGCAATTGGTTCAGGACTTCCACCTCGCCGCCCAGCATGGAAAATGGCTTGTAGTCAATGTAAATCTGGCCGTTGCTCCGCTTCCACAATTCATCCCGGATGGCAAACCCGGCATAGACCCCCCGGATAACCGGATGGGAAACATTGGAAACGACCGCCTTGTATTTGGCAGTCGACGGATCGAATGCCGGTTTCCAGGCATCCAGCGATGGCCCTGCAGCTCCTGCGAATCCAGAAGTCAGAAACAGTGCCATACCCACCACGACAGCAATCCAACCGATCCTCTTTCCTGTCATACCGTTCTCCTTTCATTGGGTTGATGGTTGACCACACACTAAACGACGTTCATATTCCGACAACCATTTACAAGCTATATTTCAGCTATCGCCACATTTGTCAAGGGGAAAACGATTCAAACCGGGGGATCACATTGAAGCAGAAAGCGTTTCCCGAATCCGGGTGCTGGCCAGAAAGCCGATGACCGCACAGGCCAGCATCAGCGCAAACATGCGGCCGAAAGCCGCCGCATCGGGGCCTGCGGACATTTCGATGACATATCCCGCCAGAGGCTGCAGCACGGCACCGCCTGCAAACGGAAAGAGGTTGACAACCCCTGTGGCAGTGCCCGCCATGTTGACCGGAAAAGACTCCTTGGCGGCAGTGAATCCGATCACGACGATGGCACTGGCAAATACCCCCAGCCCGAGAAATTGCAGGTACAGCACCCAGATCGGCAGCGTGGCGGTAAACAGGGTAAAGAGCAGAACGATTGCGACCACAATGGCTGAGGAGAGCACCAGGACGGGTTTTCTGGCGCGAAAGACCTTTGTGGAGAGATGGCTCAGGAAAGGGCTCCCGAAGATCATGCCGATGGCGATCATGGAGAGAATATGGCCTGCCTCGGATGGATCCAGATGGTACACTTTGCGCAGATAGGGCCCTCCCCAGAGGCCGCCGACAGAGAAAAACACCCCAAGGACAAAAAAGAACCAGATGCACAGCGGCCAGAAGGATCGGGTCATCAGAACCCGTTTGAGACCGGCAAGCAACGGGATTGCTTCGGTTTTCCCTGACCCTGCCGCGGGCACGACATTTGGCCAGCCCTTGTCGGAAGGTTGATCCCGAACAATGATCCAGACCAGAATCCCCAAGACGATGGTGGCGATTCCCACCCCGACAAAAGACATGCGCCAGCCAACGGCCGAGCTCAGCCAGACCAGCGGGGTGGCCGATGTCAGCGATCCGATGCCGCCCATGGCCATGAGAATTCCCGTCAGATGGGCGAACGATTTGGCTTCGAACCATTGCGAAAAAATTTTCAGGGTCGGCACAAAGAACATGGCCACGCCCAGACCCACAAGCGTCCTTCCGAAGATGGCGATGGTCGTGGTGTGAGCCAGCCCGAGCATGATGGAACCGATGCAGGCAATCCCGAAAAACACGGTGATGGTGTTGCGGGGTCCCCAGGAATCGGCCAGGAGCCCTGCAGGAAGCTGCATGATGGCGTATGGGTAAAAGTAGGCGGAAGCCAGAAACCCGGTGAGGGTTGGCCCGGTGTTCAGGTCCCGCATCATGTCGAGTGCGACAACGGCCGGGCAGAGCCGATGGAAATAGACGAGAATGTATCCGAAAGACAATACCCAGAAAATCGCCCATCTGTACCCTTGAATCGATCGTTCGGTGGCTTCACGCATGGTCGATCATCCTTTTCAGGGGAAAGGAAACGGTTTCTTGCTGACTTCTGGACCGGATGGCCATCGAAAGTTCATTTTCCGGTCCAGTATCCTTTCGGGTCGAAGCGTTTGAGCAGGGCGATTTCTTCCGCACTCGGCGCAGGCGTCTCCGAAAGCTCGGGTGAAACGGACAAATCCCATCCGGTCTGGGCCAGCA
Protein-coding regions in this window:
- a CDS encoding ketopantoate reductase family protein; translated protein: MSDPSAFTPKKFAVVGAGPVGCIVAAFLARGGYEVTLCDVVQALIDPALDPGIVIEGAENLQQKVKRVCRSIDDLADIRPDVIIITVKANVLPLLSSAIEGFLQEGQYVVSWQNGIDTEREIAKTLGTLPVMRAVVNYGCGLVKPGHVKMPFHHAPHYLQELDPESKPAAQAIAAAFTQAGLLTEATDKIVSMVWRKAVLNACMNPVCAVTGYTMAQAMNDPIVFNIVDSLVKECVKIARANEIDLGWDFYPNAIAYMRHAGDHKPSMLMDIEAKRRTEIDFMNGKFIEYGQQAGIETPFNVMIRGLVKAIEPK
- a CDS encoding 2-hydroxyacyl-CoA dehydratase subunit D, yielding MAEEKLALPKIQAAGMMKQYMSDYFYELNEAATTKKQKIAWCTSVGPAEILRALGFLVHFPENHGAMLGATRMATDMIPEANAIGYSPDICSYLTADVGAYLKGVTPLSKAYPGIDSVPKPDVLVYNTNQCRDVQDWFMWYGREFKVPVVGIHTHRGVGDVRGEHTASIARQMEALIRPLEEISGKRFDMDEMKHVLALSRECSELWKKVLDTAAAVPSPITFFDGTIHMGPAVVLRGTQRAVDYYKMLLAELEKRIQDKVAAVPGEKFRLYWEGMPVWGRLRDHSMLFSSHQTNVLASTYCNSWIFSDFDPAEPFESMARAYTKLFIVRSDEAKEKYIKDMIAFFKVDGIIYHDAKTCPNNSNCRYGMPQRLEKETGVPSLIINGDLNDLRLISDEQTKTNVEAFIEQLEERK
- a CDS encoding acyl-CoA dehydratase activase yields the protein MGNGDPSIWAGVDVGASRTKVMVIDGERRPVGHAVVKSGTNFTESSDQCLEMALAMAGVTQQAIRRLISTGYGRKNVQRADDTKTEIGCHAKGCFHCFPHPITIIDIGGQDNKVIKVDGEGRRQSFKMNRKCAAGTGAFLEEMAPRLDIPIESMDGLARQSTQMVELGSFCTVFSATEVLEKIRQGKKVPDIVKGLFLSVIKRVLEMDSLTENVVMTGGVVAHNPYLVEMAQELIGRPIWVPPLPQLTGALGAALYAMEGDRR
- a CDS encoding acetate--CoA ligase family protein — protein: MLDALFRPKSVAIIGASTKELSIGNRIIKNLIDFGFKGPVYPINPKASDIRGVKAYPSIFDVPGPIDLAHMVIASKFVPAAVEDCGKKGIKAIIINSAGFTEVGPEGAALQKDFLERAAKYGIRILGPNCQGIINTDPEVRAYCNFTFTKPDPGFISIVAQSGGVGELIHQGFSQMGIGTRIYASNGNASDVSITEILDYLGNDSGTRVIVLYLESLKDPKAFLEVMQRVASQKIVLAMKAGRTAEGAKASSSHTGGLAKTDIAIELILQKLGILTFRDEGELCQAAAAFASQPIPSGNRVGIITNTGGPAVIATDVLVDEGMKIPTLSEASIQTLKGKLFPESAFENPVDVLATADAGHFRAAMDVMMAEDGIDCLYINFVTPFFVNNEAVAQQITEVNRQHKKPIVCNLMTDPKQWKDVVEILKTGGVPCYTFPGTAARALAALSRYAALRSKDIGKPKTFTDVDSGAVAAILEKAASDGKTLLSAADVYGILEAYRIPCAAWKIADTVADAEAAANAIGYPVVLKADSPSVVHKSDMGGVAVNLKDGKSVREAAETMVKRIGATDLRFFIQKFEGGGREVIVGAKAEPGLGHILLFGLGGIYVEILKDVSFRIAPITEIEAGEMIDSLKAAALLKGVRGQAGVDRPGIVDILLRVSQLVTDFPQIQEMDLNPVMAFADKAVAVDARMVL
- a CDS encoding acyl-CoA dehydrogenase codes for the protein MAQWIADRRDVAFVLQEQFHADELAKHDRFSEFNRRTIDMIVTEARNLAVQEILPTRQIGDRIGCRYANGTVQTPDEFKRVWRLLMEGGWFAPSADPKCGGQGMPKLVGLAAQEYLFGANLALMMVAGLNHGAGRLIETFGTESQKRRYLENVYSGKWAGTMVLTEPEAGSDLSGLTTSAIQHPDGTYSLSGAKIFISGGEQDLTENIVYPVLARIQGAPEGSRGISLFLVSKFIVREDGTPGERNDIVCTGIEEKMGLHGSPTCSMALGSCGKCIGELLGEPNRGLAAMFLMMNEARLMVACQGLVSASTSYLYALSYARTRVQGKFGCNGKSVPIIRHPDVRRMLLIMKANVEGIRSLLYYLAWCDDRQKVASDRSESRRYRERIDLLIPVAKSYATDRAIDVCNLGIQVYGGYGYTSEYPVEQLLRDVRVTSIYEGTNGIQAIDFLGRKLQLDDGRLFLEWMDDVRQTIAWSKRFPSIRHLADRLADAVNELDQTAQELRKAAASTQALSAYSFASPLLDAAGDVAVGWMLLWRAAIASENLQRKTAKTDFTFHQGQILNAEFFLRTQLPVTIGKLRAIQDGTTAVTDMTETSFGGM
- a CDS encoding amino acid-binding protein, with protein sequence MKLKQISVSIENAPGRLYEVTHALGQAGINLRALNLVDSGDFGSLRLLVSDIATTRRILMERHMPARVDDVVAVQIEDKPGRLSEILKPLTEANVNVMYMYAFIGMAANNAVMIFRFSDNDRAIDVLQKHGVHILDAKSFGILETES